The DNA sequence GATTAATCTCTTACAATATTATTCGATGACATGTTTCTTGATCTGGTTGGTTTCAGTGACCACTGTTGAATCCGCAACTCAGGCACTGTCATTCCTTGAAGAGAAGGAGGAGAATTATGATATGGTAATTGCTGAAATTCCCATGCCAGAAATGAGCATCTCTGAGTTTGCAGAGAAAATTCATGGTCACAGTAGTAAAATTCCAATAATATGTAAGCCAGATTATATTTGATCTCCTTTTTATTTACATCATATGTAGTCAAAATTGATCAGCTTGTATGTATGCAGTGATTGCTAAAGATTTACCAAGAGAGTTAATGTTGGAGGCTTTTGACAATGGGGTGTGCTATGTCCTCCCAAAGCCACCTAGTCAAAGTGACATTGCAGGATTGTGGCAGCATGTCCGTCGAGTGACAGGAGAAATGCCTGCTTCGATAGACTTCTCTAACTTTCGATTAGAGGATTGGGACAATCCTACCAGTGATAGTGGTAGGGGTGGTTCTGCAAGAAATCAAGAAGAGATGAACTTAAAGATGAAAGGGGTCGTTACTGAAGAAGGCCATGCAAAAAGGAAACAGATCCATATTGCAGGCACTTCTGGTTCTTCAACTGACTTTGAGGTGGAGGATGGTCACTACTCTAAGAAGACAAACATCTCTTATTATTTGCATTTTCATGAGAAGTTTTTGAATGCAATAAGCACTCTCGGTGAACATGGTAATTAGCACTAATGTtgctataaattattttatgatatatatgtatGCTGTTGTGTAATGGTAATAATGTGAACTTGTCTTTCTTTTGGAGCAGATGCTCAGCCAGAGAATATCTTAGCATTGATGAATGAGCCTGGCTTGACATATGACCAGGTTGCTAGTTATTTGCAGGTATATATTTATCTCAAACTAACTGATCAGTtctgaaaaatatatgatatatatattaaaacaatcTGCACCATATTATTCACTATGTACATATAACTGACTCTCATTCCAAATATAGCATTGATATCATTTATGTTACTCCGATTATTCTGTTTAGGGAGTCGTATCCGTATCCAACACTTGAACATGCAAACATGATATTATGTGCGGGATTCTTTGATTGAAATGTGGACACTCTGACAACCTAAAAGACTACATTTTAAGTTAAATTTACAATGTAAACGggaaaaagcaaaaaaaatataacgaaacatataaaaaaagaagacccttaatttaaaaaatatctaaTAACTTGATAGAGTTACCTTTTGTTAAAATATCTACTTAcatgtttattattttatgtccCCGCATCCGTATCCCAAAAATAGAATACTGTCCCCGTTTCCCCAATTCGAAGTTTTCAAGTTCGACACTTCGTATCCGAGTTAGACTAACCTAGGTTATCCTTATTCTAATGTTGCTTAAACATTGATGTGTATCTAGTTTAGGTACCAGTTTCAGCTTATATATCTTGTAATTAAGGTGGACCATTGAAGTGCCTTCTCAGTATCACTTACCCTTTAAGTGTTCTTAAGTGTACCAGTGGAGTTTGTTCTGATCATCACTTACCTTCTTAGCTGCTTAATATTAATGTTGGTACAGAGCAGGTACACATATCTTATAGTCCTTTGTTACCAGGATGACAAGTTCATAACAGGAAGATTACTAAATCCTGTCCATATATGATTTCTTAATAGTTGTACAAGTACCATAATTTACAAATTGTTAAGCTTTTGCATGTAATCCTTATTGTAGTTAACTAATATTGATTACATTTGTTACTATTTTCAGTACAACTTAATTACATCATCTAGTTTACTAGAAAGTTTCCTTCTTCACTGCAGACATATGAAGAACAGAAGAGACTCTTGTCGAACGTGATGAAAACTGCTAGTCCAGTTATGCCAGCACCGGTAACCAATTCCAACCAAGGAAATGCCTTCAACTACCCGGGCAACCAATATGGTGTCCCAGTACCATACGCTGGAATGCAACAACCACAAGGTGCAAGTGGTTATTTTAGCAATAGATGGGAGGCTCAAGAACGAGGAGGTTCAAGCCTTCATTACCCTGGCAACAATACTGCGAACGCAGTTATCAACCCATATGTCGTCCAAGTACCACAGGGTAATGGTGGAATTCAAGAACCACAAGGTGCAAGTGGTTACTTGAGCAATAGCGGGGTGCCTCTAAATCAAGAACAAGGAGGTTCAAGCCTCGGTTACCCTCGCTACAATAGTGGTGGTTCAAGTATTGGTTACGTGAACAATGGTTGGCAGGTTCCCAACCAAGGACCAGCAGGTTCCAGTATGCACTTGAGGAATCGTTGGGAGGCCATGAATCAAGAGCCAACAGGTGTATCTGGAACTGCACCATATAGCTTTGGAAATGCACCAGCAGCTGCAAGCACACACTTGAGCAATAATTTCGAGGCTTCGAATCAAGGACCAGCTGGTGCATCTGGAACTGCACTATATGGTTCTGGAAATGCTGGCAATACGGGTGCCATGAACAACAAAAATCACGGAGAAGGCACTAGTGGTTCCGGTCAGCTGTTTGATGGACTACCTAGCGATGAAGAAATTAGCCGAATCTTGCAGGACTTTGAAGACTCTGGAGGTGACTTGTAGGATTTTATAAAGTGAGGTTTCAACAAGTGTCGCAACTCTTCAGCAGTCATGTGGCTAATTGTCAATCGCTTGGGGGTGGAAACATATCATAACTTGAAGACTTGTCCAAATTAGTCACGTATCACCACATTGATGGATTTAGCATTATTAGCTTTTTGAAAtttggatggatttagcattatTATCTTGATATTACTGAAACTGCAAACACTGTTCTTAGCCAAGAATCAAGTGCTTCTTTTTGTTGAGGGTGTTTATAAGATTAATAAGAGTTATACAACTAATTCATCACTGACCTTGCTAAAACCATAAAACTGGCAATGATGTTGAAGAAACTTTCAACACATCAAGTAATTAACAATTTTCAAACACATCACTCTCAGTTAATTACTTAACAgaaattcaaaaacaatttttaagaatatgaaaaaaaatcttaaaaaatcgtatttttttaaaaaaataaaaatcttaaaaattcagaaaaatctgaaattaaaaaaaactttaacaaattaaaaaaaacaggaattttttttcaaagttcaaaaaaaattggaaaaaaatcaaaaatttaaagaatttgaaaaaatttggaaaaaaaattaggtGGCAAGTTTTTCTTTTCtcgattttgaaaattttgaaaagaacaaaaaaaggCTTGCCACGttttgttttccattttttgaatttttgattttatgcacatttttcaaaaaataaataaaaaatgatcaGATTTTGTTACTTTTTTtcagattaaataaattttaatattttttcagattttttttcaaattttatgaatttatttgtattttttttatttcttttcgaACTTTCCGTTAATTACTTAACGAAACTGGCGAAGAGTGAAGcttgtgaatttttttaattacttgatgatgcgtttgaaagttttttcaacaacatgaccCGGTTGCAAACTTTCAGCGAAATTAGTGATGAATTAGCTATTTCACCCAAATTAATAATCAGCGTGAAGGTTGAATAAGAAAagagattaaatattaaattggtcactgaagtgaaagTCATGTATTACTTCGTTCACTAGTCTTAACGGGATATCATTTCAATCtttaaagtcacaataaatatcaacgaagtacctccaaatttgagttcaaaatataaaaatattatttatagagtttgacacattatttttgaattctaCTGTGACCAAGTAAAAGATTATGATTCTAGTATTTATGGtaatatattaagattttattaattttatttaatatttagttttacttaaaacaaataaaataattatttgataaaaaataaatagtagatagtaaataaatttgataaaatctaaatatattatcataaatcataacatgttagttgattttggtaacattcaagaataatgtgtaaaactctataaataatatttttacttcttAAACTCATATTTTGAGgcatttgtttgatatttattatgattttactAATCCAAATGATATCCCGTCAAGATTAAATAACAAAATGATATATGAAGTCCAATTCAGTGaccattttgatatttaatccATAAAAAAATGTCTAGAGTTACTAAAAAAGAATGTtgttatattagatttttgaaaagATTTAGAAGATAATCCGGCATCAAGATACGATTAGGGAAGCACCCCATCTCCATTCACAAAACACGGCTACTTGCTTTTTTCAGGCCGTAACTTACAAGTTTGTACTTTGCAAGTCCCCTTATTTTCTTGTGTATACTTTTCCAACGCCCAATGTTAACGAGACCATATTAGCCTAATTACAATTATACGGAGCAAAATCgaacgaaaatttaaaaaacaattttataatttcgatagatttttctaaaattttgagttttttttttgaatttttgatccggaccaaataaataaaattatatttgttatttattttatattatattatgtataatatatttttattagatatgtttatataatacatgttcgacaaatataattttattctaaacattaatttatatattgattaaCTTGCCTATTATTTTAGTGTcaatcatttaaatataattatttttgttgatatatatatatatctgtaaaACTAATATGATTGATATATTATTGAtttactattatatatatatatatatatatatatatatatatcacttttttatattattgattCACTATTATTTACTATTATACGCGCGcgcacatatatatttttataacatttttgttaaattatgCATTAACAGCTTCTCGATGATTCTCGATGATTCTGGATAATTCTAAAAACTTTATAAACAGAGACTCGATGATTCTCGCCGATTCTCGTTGATTCTGGATAATTctaaaaactttataaatagagACTTCAAATTTTCTAACCTTGTCATTCCATACCATTATATCTCTCCCCTCTCCGTTTATTATCTCCTAAAACCTCTTTTCCCTGTCTAAAgatctttgtcaaataaaccctttttttttattttgcacaGTGGTTGCTTGATTTGCCCGATCTTTGTTTAATTTGCCTAATTTCCTCTGTCATGACGAGCGTCTCGACTTTGCTTGATTGAATTGGTAAGATGTCGTCtaaagtattattatttttaaacgctagcacacacatacatacacttGTGATGCGATTTGATTGGATATGAatgtatcaaaaaaaaattgattatattttctacCACAAGTCCACAACttaatttacatttttttttttttttgacaatgcaggcttatatgccttacaacttagtatcaataattctcggggtgagccagagtcgaacccgggtgccccgggtcaacagaggataaacccaccactgggctatccaatcgtgctcacttaatttacattttaaatgtgaaataaaatcaaacaaaatctgCTTCAACACACACATAGGGTaatactccaatacaaactactaTGTGTGTGTAAAATGTTTGGTTCAAATTAAAGTTATCGATCGATTATGATttagttttgttttaatttttatttaatattggGTTAAGATATCTTTAAGTTCAGTTTGGATATTTAATCTGCATTTAAAAATAGATCACCCATGTTTCAATACAAAAAAGAGTTAACAACTCTAAATTTGCACAATTTTTCATATCATTATGTTATGAGTTTTTTCTCtaaatgaatatattaaaatttagtaatatCATTACCTTGAACTGTGAATGTTTTCATATCATTATGTTATGAGTTTTTTCTCtaaatgaatatattaaaacttAGTAATATCATTACCTTCATATGTGAATGTTTTTATTGTAAATTAACACACTGTATACTTTTTGTTTCAATTTATGCGCAATTGCAGtagataatgaagaaaatgctccaataAGATCACTATCTTATGGTTTGCGAAAGCAATTATCAACCCATATGGTGTCCCAGTACCATACGGTAATGCTCGAATGCAACAACCACAAGGTGAAAGTGGTTATTTTAGCAATAGATGGGAGGCTCAAGAACGAGGAGGTTCAAGCCTTCATTACCCTGGCAACAATACTGCGAAAGCAGTTATCAACCCATATGTTGTCCAAGTACCACAGGGTAATGGTGGAATTCAACAACCACAAGGTGCAAGTGCTTACTTGAGCAATAGCTGGGTGCCACTGAATCAAGAACAAGGAGGTTCAGGCCTCGGTTACCCTCGCTACAATAGTATTGGTTACCTGAACAATGGTTGGCAGGTTCCCAACCAAGGACCAGCAGGTTCCAGTATGCACTTGAGGAATCGTTGGGAGGCCATGAATCAAGAGCCAACAGGTGTCTTTGGAACTGCACCATATGGCTTTGAAAATGCTGGCCATATGGGTGGCATGAACAATCGATTGCACGTTCCAACCCAAGGACCAGCAGCTGCAAGCACGCACTTGAGTAATAACTTTGAGGCTTCGAATCAAGGAACATCAGGTGAATTTGGAACTGCACTATATGGTTCTGGAAATGCTGGCAATACGGGTAACATGAACACTAGAAATTACGGAGAAGGCACTAGTGGTTCCAGTCAACAGTTTGATGGAATACCCAGCGATGATGAAATTAGCCGAATCTTGCAGGACTTTGAAGACTCTGGAGGTGACTTGTAGGATTTTATAAAGTGAGGTATCAATAATGTT is a window from the Daucus carota subsp. sativus chromosome 8, DH1 v3.0, whole genome shotgun sequence genome containing:
- the LOC135148522 gene encoding uncharacterized protein LOC135148522, yielding MVRMEVNVKNVQTEEFGALPCLARAVRILLVDHDITSHISLTSMFVQQNYKVTTVESATQALSFLEEKEENYDMVIAEIPMPEMSISEFAEKIHGHMIAKDLPRELMLEAFDNGVCYVLPKPPSQSDIAGLWQHVRRVTGEMPASIDFSNFRLEDWDNPTSDSGRGGSARNQEEMNLKMKGVVTEEGHAKRKQIHIAGTSGSSTDFEVEDGHYSKKTNISYYLHFHEKFLNAISTLGEHDAQPENILALMNEPGLTYDQVASYLQTYEEQKRLLSNVMKTASPVMPAPVTNSNQGNAFNYPGNQYGVPVPYAGMQQPQGASGYFSNRWEAQERGGSSLHYPGNNTANAVINPYVVQVPQGNGGIQEPQGASGYLSNSGVPLNQEQGGSSLGYPRYNSGGSSIGYVNNGWQVPNQGPAGSSMHLRNRWEAMNQEPTGVSGTAPYSFGNAPAAASTHLSNNFEASNQGPAGASGTALYGSGNAGNTGAMNNKNHGEGTSGSGQLFDGLPSDEEISRILQDFEDSGGDL